The stretch of DNA GCCCCAGAGGGAAGAGGGTCTTTCCTACCTGTGCCTGTGCCATTTCTGAAGAAGATGCTGATGGCGAGGTTCTGTGGAGCATCTGGGATAGAAAGATACAGCCCTAGCTTCAGAGGTGACAAGAGGAATGGGCGTGGTCCCGGGAGGGACCCAAGGAGGGGCCACAGAAACCCACCAAGTGGGAAAGGCTGTCCTTCCTGCCCACACACGAGTTTTCCCTGGttatcattctctttctctctctctcttctacacacgcaccacacacacacacacacccctcactccCACTGCCCTTGAGGACtcagctgtgtccccagcaccacTCACAGGAGACATTGAGCTGGACAGTTCTCTCCGTGGTCACCTGAGCTCCTTGGCGTTTCACCTGACAGGTGAGGTTGGTGCCATGGTCCTCGGGCCTGGGGGTGAGGGTGAGCTCCGAGGAGCGGGTGGTCTCCGGGTCCAGGGGGCTGAGGGCATTCCCCGTCCAGGAGAATGTGAGAGGTCGTCCCGCTTCACAGGATCCTGGAAGGCTGCAGCTCAGCCTTGTGGGGCGGCCGGACTCCAGAGGCTCCAGAAAGTGGATGTCGGGTTTCTCTATCAGGGCTGAGGAGGAGACAGGGAGATACCTGGGCCCCAGGGGCTTGAGGACTTAAGGTGTGACCCCGAGAGTGGCCAGGCCTCAGGCCCCGACCTGCCCCAAGTCCTACACCTCCTCCAGCCGCCCCTGCCCAACTCCTGTCCCTGTTCTCATACGGGGGTCTCCACGTCCCGGGGTCCTCTCCTAGGGCCTCTGCCATACCTGTCACCTCCAAGTTCAGCTTATTCTGTTGGTAGCTATATTTTAcatcccttcctctctccacGCGGAAGAAATAGCTTCCCGTGTCCTCCATTCTGGCATCTCCGATGCTCAGGGAGCAGTTCTTCTTCTGGACATCCCCAAGGAGGCGGAATCGGCCCTGGGTCTCTGGCTTCACTCTTCTGTCTGGGTTATTTGTGGCCACAACCTCAGCGTAGTATGGGCTCTGCCCGTCCCGGAACCAGTAGACGTAGAGTGGGGGAGAGGAATACCAGGATCTCCAGGGGTAAGAGAAGGAGCAGGACACAAGGACGCACAGGCCCTCCTGCACCGTCACCGACTTCTGCACTTGCAGCTCGTAGCCTGGCTCCTCCTGCGGGGACCCTGGGGGGACACAGAGGCTCAGCTGCAGCTCCAGCCCCCCCCTTCTCACCTCTGTGCTTgtccctcctccctcagctcACTCACCCCCCGAcagcaggggcagcagcagcaggggcagcATGTCTCCATCCGCCAGGGCCCCAGCCCAGTCCCAGGTCCCGCTGTTAGGGAAGGAAATGCCCCAAATGTGGGGTGGGGCTGAGAAAGCCCCACAGGAAGCCGGAGGGTGAGTGAGAGCTGTGGACACGCACAGAAGGGGAACTTGAGCATCACGTGCTGTCGGGGTGAGGCGGGAGCTGGGAAGCTATCCTGCTCCCACCCCGACTGGACGCCGCTGGTGAAGATACTGAGGCCCCCAGAGGGGCTTGTCCAGACTTGTAAGTCTAGACTCCTGAGGTCACCAGGTCCCATAGCTGCAGCACTTTCCTTATGCACCTTTGTCTACATAGGAAGGAGAACACCACTTGGCCAGCTCCCTGGGAGTCAGGGCCTCGGGACCCTCAGCGAGATGGGAGAATAAATCCTTTATGACATGACAGGAGCTGTGGTGAGGGAAGCACACGCTGGGGGTTTCAGGTGGGGAAGACTTTCCTCTTTCCAGAGGGAAGGCAAGTTGTCAGGGACAAACACATCAGGTGGACATGACCGGGTCCTTAGCAGTCAAGAGAGATGTGGTCCCCGCCACCATTTGGATTTGGGTCCCTCATCTCATCCTTGTCCTTGTCCCAGGCAGCGTCAGACCCCAGCCCTGATGTTGACAGCCAGGTGAGGCTTGAGAGCCGGGCATTTGAAATGTGGACGTTGAGGACATGGAATACCAAGTGTGAACCCAGACCCCTCACCTACCGGCTGTTGAACTTTACAAAAGTTAcctaccctctctgtgcctcagtttgctcagCTGAAAAATACAGACAATAATAGAATTGCTGTGTGGGGATTCAGTGAGGTCTCACGTGTAAAGTGCTTAGGACAGTGTCTGGCCCCGAGAATTCGCTCATTCAACTGATGCTTCATGGGCACCTATGGTGCACCAGGCCCCCTGTTTTAGGAGCTGGAGATACAGCAAAGGATAAACTCTTAGGATGAGAAGGTAAGTCAAAAATCCTAGTGGGGGCTCCTCTGGGCACACTGCTTATGCATACCCGTGCTCCACGAAGAACAgtaaaaaaagaaggccaggcgcagtggctcacgcctgtaatcccagcactttgggaggccgaggcgggcagatcacgaggtcaggagatcaagaccgtcctggctaacatggtgaaaccccgtctctactaaaaatacaaaaaattagccgggcgtggtggcgggcgcctgtagtctcagctactggggtcgctgaggcaggaggatggcgtaacccgggaggtggagcttgcagtgagctgagatcgcaccactgcactccagcctgggagacagagcgagattccatctcaaaaaaaaaaaaaaaaaaaaaaaaaaaaagaaaagaaaaagagaaaataaaataaaaatcctagagGGAAGACAAACAtttaatatgaaattaaaatacacaGTCTGCTAAAGAATAATatattctaagaaaaaataaaaacaggaacacAGAAGAGGAATCAGTGAGgagtgataattttttttttttttttgagacggagtttcgctcttgttgcccaggctggagtgcaatggtgtgatctcagctcactgcaacctctgcctcccaggttcaagtgattctcctgcctcagcctctcaagtagctgggattacaggcatgtgccaccacacctggctaattttgtatttttagtagagatggggtttctccatgttggtcaggctgggctcgaactcctgacctcaggtgatccacccgtctcagcctcccacagtgttggtaTGACAGGCATGATGATAAAATTTTTTACAGCATGGCTTGGGGGGCCActtggaggaggtgacatttgagtaaagATGTGAAGGGCGTGTGGGAATGAGTCCACTGGTATCCATTCCAAGGGAACCACACATTTGAAAGTCCCAAGGTAGGAACACACGTGGTGTGCTTGGAAAATAGCCATATGCCAGCATTGAGGGGTGATCAGTGGGGAAGATGGTAGGAGGGTAGGTCTTGGAGGTGTCCTGGGTCTGATCATGAAGAGATTTGGGAGCTCTCATAAGAAGTTCACTTTTTTCTTGTCCAGCTGGAACCATGGAGGGTGtcaaagagaggaagaagaaaaagaaggttcCTGCTGTGCCAGAAACCCTTAAGAAAAAGTGAAGCGATTTCACAGAGCTGAAGATCGAGCGCCTGAGAAGGAATTTTGCCCAAAAGATGCTTCGAAAGACAAGGAAGAAGCTTTTCTAGGAAAAAGCAAAGCACTATCACAAAGAATATAGGCAGATGGACAGAACTGAAATTTGAATGCAAGGAAGGCAAGAAAAGCTGGCAACTTCTATGCACCTGCAGAACCCAAATTGGCCTTTGTCATCAGGATCTGAGGGGTCAATGGTGGGAGCCCAAAGGTCCGAAAGGTGTTGCAGCTTCTTCGCCATTGTCAACTCTCCAATGGAAGCTTTGTGAAGCTCAATAAAGCATCAATTAACAGGCTGAGGATTCAGAACCACATATCGCATGGGGGCACCCAAACCTGAAGTCAGTAAATGAACTAACCTACAAGCGTGGTTATGACAAAATCAGTAAGAAGCAAATTGCTTTGACAGATAACACTTCGATTGCttgataaatatgtaaatatagcaTCATCTGCTATATGAGGATCCGATTCATGGGACCTGTACTGCTGGAAAATGATTTGAAGAAATAACTTCCCGTAGCCCTTCAAATTATCCTCTCCACAAGGTAGAAGGAGGAAAGAGACAACCCATTTTGTAGAAGGTGGAGATGCTGGCAACAAGGAGCACCAGATCAACAGACTTCTTAGAAGAATGAACTAAGGTGTCtaccatgatttatttttctaataaacaGTACCCACTttcaaactgaaaacaaaaacctgaCTTTTGCTGactgtattagccagggttctccagagaaacagaatcaagggggtgtgtctgtgtctgtgtgtgtgtgtgtgtgtgtttattataaggaattgactcacacaattaTGGAAGCAGAAAAGTCCCAAGATCCTCAGTGGGCAAGCTGGAGACCTGGGAGAACTGATGGTGTAGCTCTAGCCCACAAGCTTCCAGGCTGGAGATCCAGGAAGAGCCGAAGTTTCAGCTCCAGTCCAAAGGCAGGAGGAAACTCAGGTCCCAGCTTGCAGGTAGTCAGGCAAAAGGAGTTCCCGTTACTCATAGGAGGGCCAGGCTTTTTGCTCTATCCAGGCCTTCAACCGATTGGTCAAGGCTCACCCACCCTGAGGAGGGCAATCcactttactcaaagtctactgatttaaatgttaatctcatcccaaAACACCCTCACAGGAACACCCAGAATAGTATTTGAGCAAATACCAGGGCACTCTATGGCCCTGTCAAGTGGagacctaaaattaaccatcacactgagCAAATTGTGAAGACAGGGGTTGAACAGAGAAGGGGCaggattttatttgtttttacctaATCACTCTGCTTGCTTTACTGAGACTAGACTCTGCTGAGCCATTGCAATGCTTGGGATGTGAGAGGAGGGTGCTCAGGTCTGCAAGGACACAGTGGAGGTGGTGAGAATTGGGGGAGTTAACAGTATTTGTCAACAGATTGGACACAcatgggaagagaaaggaaagggccACAGATAATGCCTGTTTTTGACTTGAGATGTTGCAGGCTTGAAGCTGCCattgagagaagaggaaaagacttCAAGAGAAGAATCAGGAGCTCAGCTTGGGGCATGTTGAGTTAGATGTGCTTATTAGACATACAagtggaaggaaaaggaaaggggttAGATCTGTGGGTCTGGAATttaggaaaaataggaaaaagttcTGGCTGGAGACAAAAGTGGGGTCATTCATGTTCAAAGAGTGTCTGTAGTCATGAGCCTGAGTGACTTCACAAAGAgcatgagtttatttatttatttatttaagacatggtctagctgtcacccaggctggagtgcagtgatacagtcatagctcactgcagcctcaacttcccaggctcaagcaatcctctcacctcagccacttgagtagctgggactacatgtgcacatcaccacgcctaactaatttttttttttaagaagagatgAAGGTTCCACTATGTgccccacactggtcttgaactcctgggctccagtagtcctccagccttggcctcccaaagtgctgggattataggtatgagccaccatgcctggccaaggcaTGAGTTCAAATGAAAAAGGGACAGAGACCATCTCCAGGGCTTCCATGATCTGGATATCACACCCACTTTCCCactgaaaataactaaaaatacagGGAAGATAATTAATGCAAATCTTCTTAAAACCATGGAATGGCTgacaagagagaaaagaatttaCAGTCAAAACTGTAGGAGATGGCGGGAACCAAGAGAGGGAAGCAGAGCACCAGAGTCACACGTGCCCTCCGGGAATTTTGAGTGTGGGGAACTTGAATTTGGGGTTTCCTAGACCTGAGGATGAGAGTCAGACTATGCACCAGGTGTAGGGGAAGTGCAGGTTTCCTGGTCACTCTCTCTTTCTGCACACCCCCAGGCTCTGTCTAGGGAAATGAAACTCAAGTGCAGCCAACCCCACTCTCCGCCCCCATCCACCCTCTGACTGCTGCCCCAGTCAATGGCAGGGAGGCCAGAAGCATCTCTAGGCTGGAGGAGACCCAAGTCCCTGCCCTGGAATCACCTCATTCTCTAACCCCATACTCTGATTCATCTACTAGGAGCGGGAACACAGAAGAGATAAGTGAGCGGGAAGGAAGTTGCATTCAGAAGA from Gorilla gorilla gorilla isolate KB3781 chromosome 20, NHGRI_mGorGor1-v2.1_pri, whole genome shotgun sequence encodes:
- the LOC101133170 gene encoding sialic acid-binding Ig-like lectin 14; amino-acid sequence: MLPLLLLPLLSGGSPQEEPGYELQVQKSVTVQEGLCVLVSCSFSYPWRSWYSSPPLYVYWFRDGQSPYYAEVVATNNPDRRVKPETQGRFRLLGDVQKKNCSLSIGDARMEDTGSYFFRVERGRDVKYSYQQNKLNLEVTALIEKPDIHFLEPLESGRPTRLSCSLPGSCEAGRPLTFSWTGNALSPLDPETTRSSELTLTPRPEDHGTNLTCQVKRQGAQVTTERTVQLNVSYAPQNLAISIFFRNGTGTALRILSNGMSVPIQEGQSLFLACTVDSNPPASLSWFWEGKALNPSQTSMSGTLELPNIGAREGGEFTCRVQHPLGSQHLSFILSVQRSSSSCICVTEKQQGSWPLVLTLIRGALMGAGFLLTYGLTWIYYTRCGGPQQSRAERPG